The Numenius arquata unplaced genomic scaffold, bNumArq3.hap1.1 HAP1_SCAFFOLD_1873, whole genome shotgun sequence sequence tgtgcgggacccccgggggggggggggggcagaagggggggaCCCCGGCATCCGGGACCCCTTGAATCACCCCAGAAGGGGGTCAAGGAGGGGGTCTGGGTGTctgggacccccggggggggtaAAAGGGGGGACCCCGGCATCCGGGACCCCTTGAATCCGTCTGGGATGGGGGAAAAATGGGGGGGCTCAGCCATCCGGGACCCCCAACCCTTCCCCAGGGTGGGGTAAAAATGGGGGGGCTCAGGCATCCGGGACCCCTTGAATCCATCTGGAATGGGGTAAAACGGGGGGCTCAGGCATCCAGGACCCCCAGGGCGGGGCAGAAGGGGGGGACCCCGGCATCCGGGACCCCTTGAATCACCCCAGAAGGGGTCAAGGAGGGGGTCCGGGTGTctgggacccccggggggggtagAAGGGGGGGCTCAGGCATCCGGGACCCCCAGGGTGGGGCAGAAGGGGGGACCCCGGCATCCaggacccccagggtgggctaAAATAGGGGACCCCGGCATCCGGGACCCCTTGAATCACCCCAGAAAGGGGTCAAGGAGGGGGTCCAGGTGTCTGGGACCCCCAGAGGGGGGGGGCTCGGGCATCCGGGACCCCTTGAATCGCTCTGGAATGGGGTAAAAACGGGGGGGCGGGGGACAACGATGACGACTCGGGTACCCgcgaccccctgccccacacctctccGGCGCCGTGGGTCTCTCCCTGacggtctcccccccccccccccccccgggctttTCTCCCCacggcagcctcctcctcccccccctacACCTGCGGGGAGCGCGGCCGGTCCTTCCCCCGAGGGGCTGCCCTGCTGGAGcacggcgaggaagaggaagaggaagaggaagaggagaagaagaaggagaaggagaagaaggaggagaagaaggagaagccCTTCTCCTGCGGGGAGCGCGGCCGGTCCTTCCCCCGAGGGGCCGCCCCACTGGAGCACGGCGAGACCCACggcggcgaggaagaggaggaggaagaggagaagaagaagaagaagaagaaggagaagccCTTCCCCTGCGGGGAGTGCGGCAAGAGCTTCGTCCAGAGCTCCGAGCTCCTCCAGCACCGGCGGCGCCACAGCGGGGAGAAGCCCTTCGCCTGCGGGGAGTGCGGCAAGCGGTTGGGCCACGGGGCCACCTTGGCCAAGCACCGTCGCCTCCACCTGGGCTGCCAACCCCACCGCTGCGGGGTCTGCGGCCGGGCCTTCGGCCTCCCCTCGGCGTTGGCCCGTCACCGGCGATCCCACGGGGAGGAACGGCCTTTCTCCTGCGGGGAATGCGGGAAGAGCTTCTCCCTACGTTCCAACCTGGTCCTTCACCTCCGGACCCACGGCGGGGAACGTCCCTACCGCTGCGGGGAGTGCGGGAAGAGCTTCGGGGTCAGCTCCACCTTGGTGAGGCACCAGCGCATCCACACCGGGGAGAGACCCTACGGCTGCGGGGTCTGCGGCCGGGCTTTCCTCCGCGGCGCCCACCTGGAGCAGCACCGCCGTACCCACACCGGGGAGAGACCCTACGGCTGCGGGGTCTGCGGCCGGCGCTTCAGCCAGAGCTCCAACCTCATCACCCACCAGAGGGTCCACCTGGAGGAGGCCCAGGCGCTGGCGGGGAAGCTGGGTTTGGAGGGGCGGCAACTCAGCTTGGAGATGTTGGAGGAGCAACCGGGCTTGAAGGGTCAACTGGGCTTGAAGGGTCAACCGGGCTTGAAGGTGTTGGGGGATCAACCGGGCTTTGAGGGTCAACTGGGCTTCAAGGGTCAACCGGGCTTGGAGGGTCAACCGAGCCTGAAGGTGTTGGAGGGTCAACCGAGCTTGGAGGGTCAACCAGGACTGGAGGGTCAACCGAGCTTGAAGGTGTTGGGAGGGCCATCCGGGCTTTGAGGGTCAACGGGGCTTGGATGGTCAACCAAGCCTGAAGGGTCAACAAGGCTTGGAGGCGTTGGAGGGTCAACAGGGCTTTGAGGGTCAACCAAGCTTGAAGGGTCAACCGGGCTTTGAGGGTCAACGGGGCTTGGAGGGCCAACGAAGCTTGGAGGGTCAACCAAGCCTGAAGGTGTTGGGGGGGTCAACTGGGCTTTGAGGGTCAACTGGGCTTGGAGGGTCAACCAAGCTTGAAGGTGTTGAAGGGTCAACCAAGCTTGAAGGGTCAATCAGGCTTGGAGACGTTGGAGGGTCAACCAAGCTTGAAGGGTCAACCAAGcttggaggggctgggagggccATCCGGGCTTCGAGGGTCAACCGGGCTTGGGGGGTCAACCGGGCTTGGAGGG is a genomic window containing:
- the LOC141478550 gene encoding uncharacterized protein produces the protein AAPLEHGETHGGEEEEEEEEKKKKKKKEKPFPCGECGKSFVQSSELLQHRRRHSGEKPFACGECGKRLGHGATLAKHRRLHLGCQPHRCGVCGRAFGLPSALARHRRSHGEERPFSCGECGKSFSLRSNLVLHLRTHGGERPYRCGECGKSFGVSSTLVRHQRIHTGERPYGCGVCGRAFLRGAHLEQHRRTHTGERPYGCGVCGRRFSQSSNLITHQRVHLEEAQALAGKLGLEGRQLSLEMLEEQPGLKGQLGLKGQPGLKVLGDQPGFEGQLGFKGQPGLEGQPSLKVLEGQPSLEGQPGLEGQPSLKVLGGPSGL